In a genomic window of Acidilobus saccharovorans 345-15:
- a CDS encoding GTP-dependent dephospho-CoA kinase family protein, translating to MSGQLRRIVEMQDWVKVICLGDVVSAYCMESARLPDVIVFDGKTQRAESKFVKEDLLRGMGFGLVEVSNPPGGLSVEAMETLCDAINSYNGRIAIKVNGEEDMLTLAALSCAPANSLIIYGIPNRGAAVVVTNTIISHEVQTRLLRLVPSSIMVQA from the coding sequence GTGAGCGGGCAGCTTAGGCGTATTGTAGAGATGCAAGACTGGGTTAAAGTAATATGCCTTGGTGACGTGGTGTCGGCCTACTGCATGGAAAGCGCCAGGCTTCCCGACGTGATAGTCTTTGATGGCAAGACCCAGCGCGCTGAGAGTAAATTTGTCAAGGAAGACCTGCTCAGGGGCATGGGCTTCGGCTTAGTTGAAGTAAGCAATCCCCCAGGCGGCCTCAGCGTTGAAGCTATGGAGACCTTATGCGACGCCATAAACAGTTACAACGGCAGAATCGCCATTAAAGTAAACGGTGAGGAGGACATGCTCACTCTCGCAGCGCTTTCCTGCGCGCCTGCCAACAGTCTTATAATTTATGGGATACCAAATAGAGGTGCCGCAGTTGTAGTGACAAATACCATAATATCGCATGAGGTGCAGACCAGATTGCTTAGACTCGTCCCCTCAAGCATTATGGTCCAAGCTTAG
- a CDS encoding serine/threonine protein kinase, producing MNRLISEASSLGVDRICLEGPTRLDFILKGLRVLGKGHAGIVVKVLADGAPRALKIKRTDSKRTSLSDEARKLILSSRYGATPMVYGYTDNMILMDYVGSTTLKQVINLYFAHIYNIDNLAAAVRGALRAARALDLAGLLHAELNRPLSNVMYPDPLNLNNALIVDLESTSHGCGNVNKVASFFLIRFHGSVSKHIRELLRAYEADCSFREYTEVEDFIINSVKNNIKNSKSLQ from the coding sequence GTGAACAGGCTCATATCTGAGGCTTCCTCGCTGGGAGTTGACAGGATATGCCTAGAGGGCCCCACAAGGCTTGACTTTATCTTAAAGGGACTTAGGGTATTAGGTAAAGGTCATGCCGGGATAGTGGTGAAAGTTTTAGCGGATGGCGCTCCAAGAGCGCTTAAGATCAAAAGGACTGACAGCAAGAGGACAAGTTTGTCTGATGAGGCCAGAAAGCTTATTCTGAGCTCCCGCTATGGAGCGACTCCCATGGTTTATGGGTACACCGACAACATGATACTAATGGATTACGTAGGTTCAACTACATTAAAGCAGGTGATAAACCTATACTTTGCACACATATACAACATAGATAACTTAGCTGCCGCTGTCAGGGGGGCCCTAAGGGCTGCGAGAGCGCTAGATTTGGCCGGCCTACTTCATGCAGAGCTAAACAGGCCCTTGAGTAACGTAATGTACCCTGATCCGTTGAATCTAAACAATGCCTTAATAGTGGATCTTGAATCCACCTCCCATGGCTGTGGTAACGTAAACAAGGTAGCAAGTTTCTTTCTCATAAGGTTCCACGGCAGCGTTTCTAAACATATACGTGAACTGCTCAGAGCATATGAGGCTGATTGTAGCTTTCGGGAGTATACCGAGGTAGAAGACTTCATCATAAATTCAGTGAAAAATAACATAAAAAATAGTAAGAGTTTACAATAA
- the cca gene encoding CCA tRNA nucleotidyltransferase, which yields MSPNAHRQLEEEVLERLRPTPLQLRTLSSFYEVIRSHLQAKLSERGLDFIIEPEGSFAKGTLLADHWELDIFVLLKGASDEWIKSKGRELLEDSLKGLPTIVKYSEHPYVTVSLMGIEADVVPAVYREKPTGNLMGVSRTPFHTRYVISRLDKGGADEVRLLKSFFKGVGVYGAEAHIGGFSGYLTELLIITYGSFEGALQAISSWKPPVYVDPENVGNKNLLSRRYPDSPLIVVDPVDPARNAAAAVTLEKLSTAVVAAKLYLKRPRKEFFHIFTKYASIKYGIPVAMVICEGDYANYPPGDVWGRLARASRSIATLLTKYGFKLIKHSFFTDEQSKAAVGFLVNTLRLNSLDVIEGPKPFINVDYIEDFIANRINDGIWIGEGELMSVKRLNRPDIEFFLDLAIKQAPLPEGTRDCKVMVSDDVRDVRLTDWGLKEWIRKELASMPAWLVSPSAP from the coding sequence ATGAGCCCTAATGCTCATCGGCAGCTTGAAGAGGAGGTCCTGGAGAGGCTAAGGCCCACGCCACTTCAGTTAAGGACCCTCTCTAGTTTCTATGAAGTGATTAGGTCACACTTACAGGCCAAGCTTAGTGAGAGAGGCCTTGACTTTATTATAGAGCCAGAGGGCAGTTTCGCAAAGGGTACGCTGCTTGCAGACCACTGGGAGCTGGATATTTTTGTCCTACTTAAGGGTGCCAGCGACGAGTGGATAAAGAGCAAAGGAAGAGAGCTGCTCGAGGACTCCCTGAAGGGCCTTCCAACCATAGTAAAGTATAGCGAGCACCCCTACGTTACCGTATCCTTAATGGGAATTGAGGCAGACGTCGTGCCAGCGGTTTACAGGGAGAAGCCTACGGGAAACCTGATGGGGGTCAGCAGAACCCCATTTCATACTCGGTATGTGATATCTAGACTTGACAAGGGCGGCGCCGATGAAGTGAGGCTGCTCAAGTCCTTCTTTAAGGGCGTGGGGGTCTACGGAGCTGAGGCGCACATAGGTGGCTTCTCAGGCTACCTCACGGAGCTTCTGATAATAACCTATGGCAGCTTTGAGGGAGCCCTTCAGGCCATCTCTAGCTGGAAACCTCCTGTCTATGTGGACCCTGAGAATGTTGGCAATAAGAACCTGCTTTCTAGGCGCTACCCTGACTCGCCATTAATAGTCGTAGACCCTGTTGACCCCGCAAGGAATGCCGCCGCCGCAGTAACCCTGGAGAAGCTCTCAACTGCGGTGGTCGCAGCCAAGCTTTACCTTAAGAGGCCCCGGAAGGAGTTCTTCCACATTTTCACCAAATATGCTAGCATAAAGTATGGTATTCCAGTGGCAATGGTGATCTGCGAGGGCGACTATGCAAACTACCCCCCAGGCGATGTGTGGGGAAGGCTTGCAAGAGCGTCAAGGTCCATAGCTACTTTGCTGACCAAGTATGGGTTTAAGTTAATTAAACACTCGTTTTTCACCGACGAGCAGTCTAAAGCTGCAGTAGGTTTCCTAGTTAACACGCTACGGCTAAACAGTTTAGATGTTATAGAAGGCCCTAAGCCGTTCATTAACGTAGACTATATAGAGGACTTCATAGCTAACAGAATTAATGATGGCATCTGGATAGGCGAGGGGGAGTTAATGAGCGTAAAAAGGCTTAACCGCCCAGACATAGAGTTTTTCCTAGATCTCGCTATCAAGCAGGCGCCCCTTCCCGAGGGCACCAGGGACTGTAAAGTTATGGTATCTGATGATGTAAGGGACGTCAGGCTGACTGACTGGGGGCTTAAGGAATGGATTCGCAAGGAACTGGCATCGATGCCTGCATGGTTAGTGTCCCCCTCTGCTCCTTAG
- the thpR gene encoding RNA 2',3'-cyclic phosphodiesterase translates to MPQPKGAALRAFIAVDIDRPELVSKLKELEQELESTRVRMKLVEPENFHITLRFLGEIPDSAVSDIRSGVLPKLRFKPFTLKLSGVGAFPSPNLARVIWVGIVQGFDELKSIRDQLDKLLKDTGIKYESGEEFTPHITIARLKERSNPEVAKFVLEHSSYEVGEMVVNAVRLKKSILTPRGPIYETIAEAHVE, encoded by the coding sequence GTGCCACAGCCCAAGGGAGCGGCGTTGAGGGCCTTCATAGCAGTTGACATAGATAGGCCAGAGCTAGTCAGCAAGCTTAAGGAGCTGGAGCAGGAGCTGGAGTCAACGAGGGTCAGGATGAAGCTCGTGGAGCCAGAGAACTTTCACATAACTCTTAGGTTCCTCGGGGAAATACCGGACTCTGCGGTCAGCGACATAAGGTCTGGCGTGCTGCCTAAGCTGAGGTTTAAGCCTTTTACTTTGAAGCTCTCCGGAGTAGGCGCCTTCCCCTCGCCAAACTTAGCGAGGGTGATCTGGGTCGGCATAGTCCAGGGCTTCGATGAGCTTAAGTCAATAAGGGATCAGCTGGATAAACTACTTAAGGATACTGGCATTAAATACGAGAGTGGCGAGGAGTTTACACCGCATATAACTATAGCAAGACTCAAGGAGCGCTCGAACCCAGAAGTCGCTAAGTTCGTACTAGAACACTCCTCATACGAGGTTGGCGAGATGGTGGTTAACGCCGTTAGACTTAAGAAGAGCATTTTGACGCCAAGAGGCCCCATCTATGAGACCATAGCGGAGGCCCACGTTGAATGA
- a CDS encoding DNA-binding protein yields the protein MSGYGDYDDSDEYDDEELEEIKRRKLEELRRQAEAQRRQQEEAAKREAELMAILRAILDPEALNRINNLKLVKPELADAAVQTIISLVQAGRLVPPVNDDTVKNILIQLDSRSRREYEIKFKWK from the coding sequence GTGAGCGGGTACGGAGACTACGACGACTCAGACGAGTATGATGATGAGGAGCTTGAGGAGATCAAGAGGAGGAAGCTCGAGGAGCTAAGGAGGCAGGCGGAGGCCCAGAGGAGGCAGCAGGAGGAGGCAGCTAAACGCGAGGCAGAGCTAATGGCGATCTTAAGAGCTATACTTGATCCCGAAGCTTTAAATAGGATAAACAACCTCAAGCTCGTGAAGCCCGAGCTCGCAGATGCCGCCGTTCAGACTATAATATCACTAGTGCAGGCAGGAAGGCTCGTACCTCCGGTAAACGATGATACCGTGAAAAACATTTTAATACAGCTAGATAGCAGGTCTCGTAGGGAATACGAGATAAAGTTCAAGTGGAAGTGA
- a CDS encoding 50S ribosomal protein L39e, with product MSRHKPLARKLRLAKAFKSNQPVPAWVIVKTLRKFTLNPRRRHWRVSKLKV from the coding sequence ATGTCAAGGCATAAGCCTCTCGCCAGGAAGTTGCGCTTGGCCAAGGCGTTCAAGAGCAACCAGCCAGTGCCTGCGTGGGTAATAGTAAAAACTTTAAGGAAGTTTACATTAAATCCTAGAAGAAGACACTGGAGGGTATCAAAGCTGAAGGTGTGA
- a CDS encoding 50S ribosomal protein L31e yields the protein MEPGEAFVYSFNLSRVYYGRRSNRAKRAVDLLRSLVARHAKVSPESVKILDDVNNYIWSRGIQRPPRRVKVLVRVIKDEEGNVKALVEIANKKLRPGKIELKEKSQ from the coding sequence ATGGAGCCTGGAGAGGCCTTCGTATACAGTTTCAATCTAAGCAGAGTCTACTATGGTCGCAGATCAAACAGGGCCAAGAGAGCAGTGGACCTGTTGAGGTCTCTGGTGGCCAGACATGCCAAGGTCTCACCGGAGTCAGTAAAGATACTTGATGATGTTAATAATTACATTTGGAGCCGGGGCATACAAAGGCCACCAAGAAGAGTCAAGGTATTAGTAAGGGTTATCAAAGACGAGGAAGGGAACGTGAAGGCCCTAGTTGAGATTGCCAATAAGAAGCTAAGGCCGGGCAAGATCGAACTCAAGGAGAAGAGCCAGTAA
- a CDS encoding translation initiation factor IF-6: MTFNVAKMQVFGNSNVGVYIFANDKIALVPPDMEQKDKQLIEDVLGVDVYEVTIMGTRLIGVLVAGNNNGLLVPSTITEGELQTLKEALGNSMNIGVVPSSNNAIGNLVAANSHGALVYPGLDNSTTKLISDVLGVEVAKRAISGISTVGAVIAVTDIGGLSHPDTGDDELEFLKDLFKVPFKTGTINFGVSFIKTGLVVNNRGAIVGANTSGPEIARIQMVFSGL, encoded by the coding sequence TTGACTTTCAATGTAGCCAAGATGCAGGTGTTTGGTAACAGTAACGTAGGAGTATACATATTCGCCAATGACAAGATAGCCCTCGTACCCCCAGACATGGAACAGAAGGATAAACAGCTAATAGAGGATGTACTTGGCGTCGACGTTTATGAAGTGACAATTATGGGAACCAGGCTAATAGGAGTTCTTGTGGCTGGCAATAACAACGGTCTCCTGGTGCCGAGCACTATAACTGAAGGAGAGCTCCAAACGCTCAAGGAAGCTTTAGGGAACTCCATGAACATAGGTGTCGTTCCTTCGTCTAACAACGCAATAGGTAACTTAGTGGCAGCCAACAGCCATGGAGCGCTAGTGTACCCTGGCCTTGATAACAGTACGACTAAGCTTATCTCGGATGTACTTGGCGTGGAAGTGGCAAAGAGAGCTATATCAGGCATAAGCACAGTTGGCGCAGTCATAGCGGTGACTGACATAGGAGGGCTCTCCCACCCTGACACCGGCGATGACGAGCTTGAGTTCCTGAAGGATTTATTTAAGGTGCCATTCAAGACAGGCACTATAAACTTTGGGGTGTCTTTTATTAAGACAGGCCTAGTTGTTAACAACAGAGGGGCAATAGTAGGTGCCAACACCAGCGGCCCTGAGATAGCGAGGATACAGATGGTCTTTTCAGGGCTTTAA
- the priX gene encoding DNA primase noncatalytic subunit PriX produces MFAEAAQRCEESPAECPQIAESILRTMCPNVNMCSVTAVKSRGDFSWIESVLSTGVPDGRHRLILYVLSRYLANVKGLNEADAVNEIRGFLERSCKNFGNCSKVYDSWIRNVVSKVKSGGWKPWSLEKLKEKDPDLYNTVLKLISESGKGQVDTLSATRS; encoded by the coding sequence GTGTTTGCCGAAGCCGCTCAGAGGTGCGAAGAGTCGCCGGCGGAATGCCCTCAAATAGCTGAGAGCATTCTCAGGACCATGTGCCCAAATGTAAACATGTGCAGCGTCACCGCTGTTAAGAGCAGGGGCGACTTTTCATGGATAGAAAGCGTGCTGAGCACAGGAGTTCCAGATGGGAGACATAGGCTCATACTTTACGTTCTTTCAAGATATTTAGCCAATGTAAAAGGCCTAAACGAGGCAGATGCTGTAAACGAGATAAGAGGTTTCCTTGAGAGAAGCTGCAAAAATTTTGGCAACTGCAGCAAGGTATACGATTCCTGGATTAGGAATGTTGTAAGTAAAGTTAAGTCCGGAGGCTGGAAACCGTGGAGCCTCGAAAAGCTAAAGGAAAAGGACCCAGATCTCTATAATACAGTGCTTAAACTGATCAGCGAGAGCGGCAAAGGGCAAGTTGACACCCTAAGTGCTACTAGGTCGTAG
- the thyX gene encoding FAD-dependent thymidylate synthase, whose amino-acid sequence MEALQISLGITVRLVQYTPDAPRIVAAASKMSTSRKGSPELLKIDESEVETWIRETLKRGHLSPWEHSSYTFIVEGCSRVCSHQLVRHRIASFTQQSMRYTEASLREMALTAASKLGLECPQRPKGERAREVYACYSESLRRAAEGLSLEEMVRLASTAYVIPPSLSDEKRLEAYARGLLLATSTYYRLLSTGAPKEDSRFIIPMAVRTKLTFTMNGRELVASFLPLRMCTHAQWEIRHVAWLTWSELMKVHPQLFKYAGPSCVLLNNGQLEDPAGLEDYLSGKTRFVIAKCPELVPNKNIPSCLLFASRSLSGNPLEPESSAGEDETGGASE is encoded by the coding sequence TTGGAGGCCCTACAAATAAGCCTTGGCATAACAGTGAGACTGGTTCAGTACACCCCTGACGCGCCTAGGATAGTTGCCGCGGCCTCAAAGATGAGCACGTCAAGGAAGGGTTCCCCTGAACTCCTGAAGATAGACGAGAGCGAGGTCGAGACATGGATAAGGGAGACTCTAAAGAGGGGCCACCTGAGCCCCTGGGAGCACTCAAGCTACACGTTCATAGTTGAGGGCTGCTCCAGGGTCTGCTCTCATCAGCTTGTGAGGCACAGGATAGCAAGCTTTACGCAGCAGAGCATGAGGTACACCGAGGCCTCACTAAGGGAGATGGCCCTGACGGCAGCCTCAAAGCTTGGTCTCGAATGTCCCCAGAGGCCCAAGGGCGAGAGGGCAAGGGAAGTCTACGCCTGCTACTCAGAGTCCCTCAGGCGGGCGGCGGAGGGACTGTCTCTGGAGGAGATGGTAAGGCTGGCCTCAACAGCCTACGTCATACCTCCCTCGCTAAGCGATGAGAAGAGGCTTGAGGCTTACGCGAGAGGCCTGCTGCTGGCGACCTCCACCTACTATAGGCTGCTTTCAACAGGCGCCCCGAAGGAGGACTCAAGGTTTATCATACCCATGGCTGTGAGGACTAAGCTGACGTTCACAATGAATGGGAGGGAGCTCGTGGCCTCATTCCTGCCCCTCAGGATGTGCACCCATGCCCAGTGGGAGATAAGGCATGTGGCCTGGCTGACTTGGTCCGAGCTCATGAAGGTTCACCCTCAGCTCTTCAAGTACGCTGGGCCTAGCTGCGTGCTGCTTAACAATGGCCAACTGGAGGATCCAGCAGGCCTTGAGGACTACCTATCAGGTAAGACAAGGTTCGTCATAGCTAAATGCCCTGAGCTTGTGCCGAACAAGAACATACCAAGCTGCTTACTGTTTGCCTCCCGTTCCCTGAGCGGGAACCCCCTCGAGCCTGAGTCCTCTGCGGGAGAGGACGAAACCGGGGGAGCTAGTGAGTGA
- a CDS encoding RNase P subunit p30 family protein, producing the protein MTHSIFADLSIKLAKEPEELVERASNLGFKVIGVEERAEYSHGSLEGLSKVTMVRRVTFEVDSNTDLDSLLRKVDSKTLVSVVPLDFRKYREAAKNERVDMIRFAPGTPVRPDKETLNLLLQRGGGAVEIPLRPLISDERWLSFLYEVLIRCYRVGLRSVVVSDAESPYELWHPLEIIGLLSSLGIPREYAFSSLTSSPGFVLSRRGLRLEGVPAQGTGGKQ; encoded by the coding sequence GTGACGCACAGCATATTTGCGGATCTTTCCATTAAGTTAGCTAAGGAGCCGGAGGAGCTTGTAGAGAGAGCCTCTAACCTTGGCTTTAAGGTTATTGGAGTCGAAGAGCGCGCAGAATATAGTCATGGCAGTTTAGAGGGCCTCTCTAAGGTAACAATGGTGAGGAGGGTGACCTTCGAGGTTGATAGCAACACCGACCTTGACAGCCTGCTGAGAAAAGTTGATAGTAAAACCCTAGTGTCGGTAGTTCCGCTAGACTTTCGCAAATATAGGGAGGCAGCTAAGAACGAGAGAGTCGACATGATAAGATTTGCGCCAGGGACTCCAGTTCGCCCTGATAAAGAAACGCTTAACTTACTGCTTCAGAGGGGCGGCGGCGCCGTTGAGATACCGCTCAGACCGCTAATTAGCGATGAAAGATGGCTGAGCTTCCTCTACGAAGTACTGATAAGATGCTATAGGGTTGGGCTAAGGTCTGTAGTAGTCAGCGACGCCGAAAGCCCTTATGAGCTCTGGCACCCCCTTGAGATCATTGGCCTGCTCTCAAGCCTTGGAATTCCTAGGGAGTATGCATTTTCTTCACTCACTAGCTCCCCCGGTTTCGTCCTCTCCCGCAGAGGACTCAGGCTCGAGGGGGTTCCCGCTCAGGGAACGGGAGGCAAACAGTAA
- a CDS encoding RNA-binding domain-containing protein, with translation MRVRSLEARVYVHATENEEKVIRALHNLIGSSNIVVEELRGYFGNPITVVSTSKEKEEAEEAFNRMISMLTEPDRRFLLSSLEERVDKEGSLHLRFDKQKAYLGKVVLSDSDDVIKVRVRFFRESREQLIEELRSEIEGLKK, from the coding sequence TTGCGCGTCAGATCGTTAGAAGCCAGAGTTTATGTCCATGCCACTGAGAATGAAGAAAAGGTTATTCGTGCACTGCACAACTTGATAGGCTCCTCTAACATAGTTGTAGAGGAGCTCAGAGGATACTTTGGCAATCCTATAACGGTAGTCTCGACCTCGAAGGAAAAGGAGGAAGCTGAAGAGGCTTTTAACAGGATGATCTCGATGCTGACGGAGCCCGACAGAAGGTTCCTGTTATCATCATTGGAGGAGAGAGTGGACAAGGAGGGCTCACTGCACCTGAGATTTGATAAGCAGAAGGCCTACCTAGGCAAGGTTGTGCTCTCCGACTCCGATGATGTAATAAAGGTTAGAGTTAGATTTTTCAGAGAATCAAGAGAGCAGCTGATTGAGGAGCTCAGGAGTGAAATAGAGGGCCTAAAGAAGTGA
- a CDS encoding 50S ribosomal protein L15e, whose product MAYGLYHYIAEAWKRPYDGDHGKLMRERLIEWRDEPTIVRVDKPLRLDRARAIGYKAKQGFVVVRVRVRKGGQRKVRPDSGRRPKRMGVEGYTLAKSLQQVAEEKAQRAYPNLVVLGSYYLAEDGQHKWFEVIMVDPNAPTIKSDPQLKWVAISASARGRPFRGLTAAGKKARGLLSSRGLGGTHIQKWKKKARERARKAKHEASRGARLIVPHTKSDNK is encoded by the coding sequence GTGGCCTATGGACTATACCACTACATAGCTGAAGCGTGGAAGAGACCCTATGACGGCGATCACGGCAAACTGATGAGGGAGAGGCTAATAGAGTGGAGGGATGAGCCTACAATAGTCCGCGTTGATAAACCCCTGAGGCTCGACAGGGCCCGTGCCATAGGATATAAGGCAAAGCAGGGCTTTGTAGTAGTCAGGGTAAGGGTCAGAAAGGGAGGGCAGAGGAAGGTAAGGCCTGACTCTGGCAGAAGGCCGAAGAGAATGGGCGTAGAGGGCTATACCTTAGCTAAGAGCCTACAGCAAGTCGCGGAGGAGAAGGCGCAGAGAGCTTACCCCAACCTAGTGGTCCTTGGAAGCTACTACCTGGCCGAGGACGGCCAACATAAGTGGTTTGAGGTAATAATGGTAGACCCCAATGCGCCTACCATAAAGTCTGACCCCCAGCTTAAGTGGGTTGCTATCAGTGCCAGCGCTAGGGGAAGGCCCTTCAGAGGACTTACAGCGGCTGGGAAGAAGGCCAGGGGCCTGCTGAGCAGCAGAGGGCTTGGAGGAACCCATATACAGAAGTGGAAGAAGAAAGCTAGGGAGAGGGCCAGAAAGGCTAAGCATGAGGCTAGCAGGGGGGCAAGGCTAATAGTGCCCCACACTAAGAGTGATAACAAATAA
- a CDS encoding KEOPS complex subunit Pcc1 — MTAIYRALIAEASQPGTPRKGSINVEVKDNCLKISVTSDDLGDLRAIVNSYLYLVHASYSVVRSLSPGGHERPWTSRASTPHQKDIKGHIK, encoded by the coding sequence ATAACTGCAATATATAGGGCCTTAATTGCAGAGGCCTCTCAGCCGGGCACTCCAAGAAAGGGCAGCATTAATGTAGAAGTTAAGGATAACTGCCTTAAAATATCTGTGACTTCTGATGATTTGGGTGACTTGAGGGCTATTGTGAACTCATACCTTTATTTAGTCCATGCCTCCTACTCCGTTGTAAGAAGCTTATCGCCAGGCGGGCATGAGAGACCTTGGACATCCAGGGCTTCGACCCCTCATCAGAAAGATATTAAAGGCCATATAAAGTGA
- a CDS encoding Brix domain-containing protein produces the protein MSERPLRLVRRLSGRASEFTTLLTSSRRPSRRTRALIKDLESAIYGVVRFTRGHESLRDLNSIAVANGFKRVVIINEWRGNPGLIVVYSPSEENLVEIGRLKIAGVKLRRELGRRDAGQCREVVSSSKDETTIYITKLLADAFQLRATERPDTDYLEVSLDGDQVTIAPRKLKTNAIFGPLLRVVVPDGSRKGQA, from the coding sequence TTGAGCGAGAGGCCCCTAAGGCTCGTAAGGAGACTGTCGGGGAGGGCCTCTGAATTTACAACACTGCTCACCAGCAGCAGAAGGCCCAGCAGGAGGACTCGCGCCCTCATAAAGGATCTGGAGTCCGCCATATATGGAGTTGTTAGGTTTACAAGGGGCCATGAGTCATTAAGAGACCTCAACAGCATAGCCGTCGCCAATGGATTTAAACGCGTTGTTATAATAAATGAGTGGAGGGGTAACCCGGGCCTGATAGTGGTATATTCTCCCTCTGAGGAGAACCTTGTTGAGATTGGAAGACTAAAGATAGCTGGGGTTAAGCTGAGGAGGGAGCTGGGCCGGAGGGACGCTGGGCAGTGCAGAGAGGTGGTAAGTTCCAGTAAAGATGAGACCACGATTTACATAACAAAGCTGCTGGCCGACGCCTTTCAGCTCAGAGCTACTGAAAGGCCTGACACAGACTACCTCGAAGTTTCCTTAGATGGGGATCAAGTAACCATAGCGCCACGGAAGCTTAAAACTAACGCCATCTTTGGGCCCCTGTTAAGGGTGGTGGTTCCAGACGGGTCTCGCAAAGGCCAAGCTTGA
- a CDS encoding 50S ribosomal protein L37ae, whose product MVYSHTKSVGITGRYGARYGSTLRKRVKAVLEKRYADHTCPFCGSVGTLKRISTGVWKCAKCGRVWAGGAYVPRTEVATYLPPYYSTSGM is encoded by the coding sequence GTGGTCTATAGCCACACCAAGTCAGTGGGGATAACGGGAAGATATGGTGCTAGGTATGGCTCTACGCTGAGGAAGAGGGTCAAAGCGGTTCTCGAGAAGAGGTACGCGGACCACACGTGCCCATTCTGTGGAAGTGTAGGCACCCTCAAGAGGATTTCGACAGGGGTATGGAAGTGCGCCAAGTGTGGCAGGGTGTGGGCAGGAGGGGCTTATGTGCCGCGCACTGAGGTAGCCACCTACCTGCCTCCATACTACTCAACGTCAGGGATGTGA
- the rrp42 gene encoding exosome complex protein Rrp42, giving the protein MSYTPYRVPIVSKIRSKSLISLYKKGVRSDQRDFATPRNLSIQVGVIDKADGSAWVKLGNTQVLVGVKLEVGIPYRDTPNEGVLQVNSELTPVASPTFEPGPPDENAVELSRVIDRSLRDPKAIDLSSLVIRPGEKAWVLWIDIYVLDYDGNYFDASMLGVMAALMNTKVPEYEETESGEIIINREKGTPLKLNRRVALVTSVKVGDYILIDPNIDEELLADSRMVIAFDEQGTIVGMQKSGMGGYTRDELLKVIDISRNASQVYFKLLDQALQSGGSQG; this is encoded by the coding sequence GTGAGCTACACGCCATACAGGGTACCTATAGTGTCAAAGATCAGGAGTAAGAGCCTAATTAGCCTTTACAAGAAGGGCGTGAGGAGCGACCAGCGTGATTTCGCTACGCCTAGGAACCTCTCAATACAGGTAGGCGTAATAGATAAGGCTGACGGATCGGCGTGGGTCAAACTTGGCAACACGCAGGTGCTTGTCGGTGTCAAATTAGAGGTAGGAATCCCGTATAGGGATACGCCAAATGAGGGGGTCCTTCAGGTTAACTCTGAGCTGACCCCAGTGGCTTCGCCTACGTTTGAGCCAGGACCTCCTGATGAAAACGCTGTCGAGCTGTCGAGGGTTATAGATAGAAGCTTAAGAGATCCCAAGGCGATAGACCTGAGCTCCCTTGTGATAAGGCCTGGTGAGAAGGCCTGGGTCCTTTGGATAGACATCTACGTGCTCGACTATGATGGCAACTACTTCGACGCTAGCATGTTGGGAGTTATGGCTGCGCTAATGAACACTAAGGTCCCTGAGTACGAGGAAACGGAATCAGGGGAAATAATAATAAACAGGGAGAAGGGGACCCCGCTTAAGCTAAATAGGCGCGTCGCGCTAGTCACGAGCGTGAAGGTGGGCGACTACATACTAATAGACCCCAACATAGATGAAGAGTTGCTAGCAGACAGCAGAATGGTTATAGCATTTGACGAGCAGGGGACTATAGTAGGCATGCAGAAGAGCGGCATGGGGGGTTACACCAGGGACGAGCTGCTCAAGGTCATCGATATTTCAAGAAATGCCTCACAAGTTTACTTTAAATTGCTAGACCAGGCGCTTCAGAGCGGCGGCAGCCAAGGGTGA